Proteins encoded together in one Ciona intestinalis chromosome 3, KH, whole genome shotgun sequence window:
- the LOC100175173 gene encoding homocysteine-responsive endoplasmic reticulum-resident ubiquitin-like domain member 2 protein isoform X2: MSGTKIRISIRAANQHQADQVFDCEKQWQVKKLKELIKESYAGKPKPEEQRLIYGGKYLLDHEVLGSVLKVSNLPNIVHLVTSISSNPDSIQPTTSTNDTSTLPTELRQRHTASNSQPNPMTQQYNSWQQMYSQPYMQQFTSTQMTPEQYNQAWQQYQQQMAEYMQYYGMQVPGMHMPFTASVTQTTTPAAAVAHPEPNIAPNAPEPVRPAPDNNPPMNAQGGFAAADDDDPMRRDWLDVFFTMLRGCFFLSIVYFYSSFWRFIFILSLFVIIYIYQSGFFQVQRRHPVPQQPDNNNNGEMSTDDNDELPSEPDVPPPPSLSATAWCFVSTFFTSLIPQGPPVGAN, from the exons ATGTCAGGAACAAAAATTCGCATTTCTATCAGAGCAGCAAATCAGCATCAAGCTGACCAAGTTTTTGACTGTGAAAAGCAATGGCAagtaaagaaattaaaagaaCTTATAAAAGAAAGTTATGCAGGAAAACCG AAACCTGAGGAACAAAGGCTTATATACGGAGGGAAGTATTTACTAGATCATGAAGTTCTtggttctgttttaaaa GTTTCCAATCTTCCAAACATCGTGCATCTTGTTACTTCAATCTCTTCAAATCCAGATTCTATCCAACCCACT ACTTCTACTAATGACACCTCTACATTACCAACTGAATTACGACAAAGACACACCGCATCAAATTCCCAACCCAATCCCATGACACA ACAATATAACAGCTGGCAACAGATGTACAGCCAACCTTACATGCAGCAGTTTACCTCCACACAGATGACACCCGAGCAATACAACCAGGCGTGGCAGCAATATCAGCAGCAAATGGCTGAGTACATGCAATA TTACGGAATGCAAGTACCAGGCATGCATATGCCTTTTACTGCTTCAGTTACTCAAACCACGACACCTGCAGCAGCAGTAGCTCATCCAGAACCCAACATTGCCCCTAACGCCCCCGAGCCAGTGAGGCCAGCTCCTGATAACAATCCTCCA ATGAATGCACAGGGAGGATTTGCTGCAGCAGATGATGACGATCCGATGCGGAGAGATTGGctggatgttttttttacaatgctCCGTGGATGTTTCTTCCTCAGCATTGTGTATTTTTACTCCTCATTTTGGAGGTTCATCTTTATCCTTTCACTTTTTGTCATTATTTACAT TTATCAGTCCGGATTCTTTCAAGTTCAACGCCGCCACCCTGTTCCCCAACAACCAGATAATAACAACAATGGTGAAATGTCAACTGATGATAAT GATGAATTGCCGAGTGAACCAGATGTTCCACCCCCACCATCCCTCTCAGCAACAGcatggtgttttgtttcaacttttttcaCCTCTTTGATTCCACAAGGTCCACCAGTTGGTGCAAACTAA
- the LOC100185362 gene encoding LHFPL tetraspan subfamily member 2a protein-like yields the protein MCCYVIVTVRSMLWSLLSITACLTELAAFMSAHWLITSEMKIPDSNSTHVNGLSSETTMIRTIGLFLRCQQVGNDDFIRMSDNCRVYAHSIGEIASPFWTATCIFMATAILFLLVVALFSVWALCFRNLGRKSIFSISGILQAIAGLLLIFSLVLFPAGWGSERVQFDCGAHTGAFNLGTCHIGWAYYAAMFGTLLSFFCAVMSNQAEASTGSERVENDIIDGKNPVCAL from the exons ATGTGCTGTTATGTTATTGTAACCGTTCGAAGTATGTTGTGGAGTTTACTAAGCATAACTGCATGCTTAACTGAGCTAGCAGCCTTCATGAGCGCCCACTGGCTTATAACATCTGAAATGAAAATTCCTGACAGCAACTCAACACATGTTAATGGATTATCAAGTGAAACAACAATGATTCGCACAATTGGTCTTTTTCTTCGTTGCCAGCAAGTTGGAAATGATGATTTTATAAGAATGTCAGATAACTGCCGTGTGTATGCTCACTCCATTGGGGAAATTGCTTCACCTTTTTGGACTGCAACCTGTATATTCATGGCCACAGCAATACTGTTCCTGTTGGTAGTTGCCTTGTTTTCAGTGTGGGCTTTGTGCTTTCGCAATCTGGGAAGGAAAAGCATATTCAGTATATCAGGAATTCTCCAAGCCATAGCAG gactgttgttaatattttcacTTGTCCTGTTTCCTGCTGGTTGGGGTTCGGAGAGAGTTCAATTTGATTGTGGAGCCCACACTGGTGCCTTTAAT cTTGGAACATGTCACATTGGATGGGCATACTATGCTGCAATGTTTGGTACCCTGTTATCTTTCTTTTGTGCTGTGATGTCCAACCAAGCTGAAGCATCCACTGGAAGTGAACGTGTTGAAAACGACATTATAGATGGCAAGAATCCGGTTTGTGCATTGTAG
- the LOC100177490 gene encoding hexokinase-2-like: MGSFQPHLEKLKKLMHINDVQLALISDRMLQDMSIGLQKSTKSNVRMEMLPSYVDSLPDGSERGAYIGLDLGGTNLRVLLLTLTDSIDGGAKFDATIKSESYKVPNEKLEGTSAELFDFIAANMVDFAIKNGLEEKMLPVGFTFSFPFDQDRIDHAILKQWTKAYNIKDGVGEDVVQMLRDAIARQGSLKFEVVAVCNDTVGTLVSGVSEDQNCQIGLIVGTGTNAAYLEKVSNIESVNGYKDDRFMCVDMEWEYFADTGALNHFVTEFDKQVDATSPMPGEFIFEKMISGMYLGEIVRLILCQLASVGNIFNEKCLGDLGTTGGFDSRYVSDITEEAIAGHGETNVVKSILASVGVKASQGDVHTVQLVCEFVSIRAAHLCAAGISAVARKIKANHPEKNDLVVTAGVDGSVYAGHPTFDTLLEDKTDELCRNHGVKVQFIRAKDGSGKGAALIAAGMYRHRK; this comes from the exons ATGGGTTCATTCCAGCCACACTtggaaaaactgaaaaaattaatGCATATTAATGATGTGCAATTAGCGTTAATCAGCGACAGGATGTTGCAAGACATGAGCATCGGTTTGCAGAAATCGACGAAATCAAATGTCAGGATGGAAATGTTACCGTCCTATGTCGATAGCCTACCAGATGGCTCAGAAAGGGGGGCGTATATCGGGCTCGACCTGGGCGGGACTAACCTCCGGGTTTTGTTGCTTACGTTGACTGATTCGATTGACGGTGGGGCAAAATTTGATGCAACTATCAAGAGTGAGTCGTACAAAGTGCCAAACGAAAAATTGGAAGGCACCAGCGCCGAATTGTTTGATTTCATTGCAGCAAATATGGTTGATTTTGCGATTAAGAACGGTTTAGAAGAAAAGATGTTACCGGTTGGATTTACTTTCTCCTTTCCTTTTGATCAAGACAGAATTGACCATGCCATCCTTAAACAATGGACTAAAGCATACAATATAAAAGACGGGGTAGGAGAAGACGTGGTACAAATGTTACGTGATGCTATTGCCCGGCAAggcagtttaaaatttgaagtGGTTGCGGTTTGCAATGACACTGTTGGTACATTAGTTTCGGGAGTATCAGAAGATCAAAACTGTCAGATCGGTTTAATAGTTGGCACCGGCACGAATGCTGCATACCTCGAAAAAGTATCCAACATCGAATCTGTGAATGGCTACAAGGATGATCGTTTCATGTGTGTGGACATGGAGTGGGAATACTTTGCTGACACTGGGGCATTGAATCATTTTGTGACGGAATTCGATAAACAG GTCGATGCGACATCACCAATGCCAggtgaatttatttttgaaaagatGATCAGCGGCATGTACTTAGGAGAAATCGTTCGTTTGATCTTGTGTCAACTTGCTAGCGTTGGTAATATTTTCAACGAAAAGTGTTTAGGAGACCTAGGAACAACAGGAGGATTCGATTCCCGATATGTTTCCGATATAACGGAAGAGGCAATTGCGGGGCATGGCGAAACAAACGTAGTAAAAAGCATTCTTGCGTCCGTTGGTGTAAAAGCAAGTCAGGGGGATGTGCATACAGTTCAACTAGTATGCGAATTTGTATCTATTCGCGCTGCTCACCTTTGTGCCGCTGGAATTTCTGCAGTTGCACGAAAAATCAAGGCAAATCACCCTGAAAAGAATGATTTAGTTGTCACTGCAGGGGTAGATGGTTCTGTGTATGCTGGCCACCCTACATTTGACACTTTGCTTGAGGATAAAACTGACGAACTTTGTCGAAACCATGGCGTCAAAGTACAGTTTATCAGGGCTAAGGACGGCAGTGGTAAAGGAGCAGCGCTTATTGCTGCTGGTATGTATAGACACAGGAAATAA
- the LOC100186892 gene encoding uncharacterized protein LOC100186892, with amino-acid sequence MSQQRSRFCVQFSGTQPHCSKKTRLLYNDSTVEDIRNIWKVIYGTQSPEQIEMIAGHSMSYMLNDAEDFEVFIAMAEDQYRLLPAKPLFVILAIPGEYRPSPPSSTPSPDRQLVPGTFRYGGKVTIKDRYSPLTIPKVESYESSPRSLNYNQNSPSPTNDYKNDAIENRMGHTPQDLSVNGIEQRQLPIDFSGNRMNEPRVPLESPLSLLERGVENSLRKTVQPPTTSSAPEVSSALTFVNNLQQQRILQNSPSASFILQTFLRNNLERAAAMQFTNGNKHNETKNNSILASTLNDYRLYNGNGQATNDTEKKRKRRSFPKSNHTAGSNGVSRVLDTSKRMRSSPTQSNIEYHYERAVDYHTMTEEEQKSHNSAHRSHWKHLLFVSQKSRSFLTTFRNAKYDEWSSEARDIYAISKPDKYKWSFLTLSKQGDVLCKRIIKRVTALKEISAEEKPDWCPTDETLDIAKNRAEERLAQLERILYSRNASAALAAHNQEKANELLLQQQQQHCIENIKPQDFIGKNVFKSLPTPFVLPTTIKALPEVISSSPFTLPPFSEKDTGTVPEEAC; translated from the exons ATGTCACAACAAAGAAGTAGGTTTTGTGTTCAGTTTTCCGGCACCCAACCACACTGCTCGAAAAAGACAAGGTTATTGTATAACGATAGCACCGTAGAAGATATTCGAAACATATGGAAAGTTATATATGGAACACAATCTCCCGAACAAATTGAAATGATTGCAGGAC ATAGCATGTCGTATATGTTGAATGATGCGGAAGATTTTGAAGTCTTCATAGCGATGGCGGAGGATCAATATCGACTTCTCCCTGCAAAGCCTCTATTTGTGATTCTCGCAATCCCAGGAGAGTACAGACCGTCTCCTCCGTCCTCCACCCCATCACCCGATCGTCAACTTGTTCCTGGCACTTTTCGTTATGGTGGAAAAGTGACAATCAAG GATCGTTATAGCCCATTGACCATCCCAAAAGTGGAAAGCTACGAGTCGAGTCCGCGGTCACTAAATTATAATCAAAACAGTCCTTCTCCTACTAACGATTATAAGAATGATGCAATCGAAAACCGAATGGGACATACTCCACAGGATCTCAGTGTTAATGGAATCGAACAAAGACAACTTCCAATTGACTTCAGTGGAAACAGAATGAACGAACCACGTGTGCCGCTGGAGAGTCCGCTTTCTCTGCTTGAGCGGGGAGTAGAAAACAGTTTGAGGAAAACTGTTCAACCACCAACAACTTCTTCTGCACCTGAAGTGTCTTCAGCACTTACGTTTGTCAATAACCTCCAACAACAGAGAATCTTACAGAACAGCCCAAGTGCATCGTTTATTCTGCAAACATTTTTACGAAACAACTTGGAACGTGCGGCTGCTATGCAATTTACTAACGGCAACAAACACAATGAGACGAAAAACAACAGCATCTTGGCTTCAACACTTAATGATTACAG ATTATATAATGGAAACGGTCAGGCGACTAACGATAccgaaaaaaaacgaaaacgtCGAAGTTTTCCAAAATCCAACCACACAGCG GGATCAAACGGAGTCTCGCGTGTACTTGACACGAGTAAGAGAATGAGAAGCTCACCAACCCAAAGCAACATAGAATATCACTACGAACGAGCAGTCGACTACCA TACCATGACGGAAGAGGAACAGAAGTCACACAACTCTGCACACAGATCACACTGGAAACATTTGCTTTTTGTTTCACAGAAAAGTCGAAGTTTCTTAACTACTTTCCGCAATGCAAAA TATGACGAATGGTCATCGGAGGCCCGAGACATTTACGCAATATCGAAGCCGGACAAATACAAGTGGTCCTTCCTTACTCTCTCGAAACAGGGCGACGTATTGTGCAAGCGAATCATTAAACGGGTCACGGCACTGAAGGAAATCTCAGCAGAGGAGAAACCCGACTGGTGCCCAACG GATGAAACGTTAGACATAGCGAAAAACAGAGCGGAGGAACGCCTCGCACAGTTGGAACGAATTTTATACTCCAG AAATGCATCCGCTGCGTTGGCCGCACATAACCAAGAAAAAGCAAACGAACTACTACtccagcagcaacaacaacactGCATCGAAAATATTAAG CCCCAAGATTTCATTGGAAAAAACGTATTCAAAAGTTTACCAACGCCCTTTGTGTTACCTACTACTATTAAGGCTCTGCCAGAGGTTATTTCGTCTTCACCTTTTACCCTACCTCCCTTCTCCGAAAAAGATACCGGCACTGTACCAGAAGAGGCGTGCTAA
- the LOC104265512 gene encoding uncharacterized protein LOC104265512 has protein sequence MEPKPNKVPLSLTDSVHYKTALRANKLESNRFGKLAKVIRSDRQHSYQQHEREWKNIFKWALKIGNSSGHADLEKYLQILEKQNEEDAVPSYYFMYGMRIGERPQLMKNFLCKRPATQPGKRNERGRNVVHEETNTQSCRPCRRPSTVPSVISTDSSWTSDLNSKVKPAEYNQIMIDNKVVTQVPIGYKKSCKRSRNWYSNCSSEAMKRENTRIPDYYTLKHKYILPPVNMFR, from the exons GCTTTAAGAGCAAACAAGCTGGAGAGTAATAGATTTGGAAAACTGGCCAAAGTTATTAGATCAGACCGTCAACA TTCATATCAGCAACACGAGAGGGAAtggaaaaacatatttaaatggGCGTTGAAGATCGGTAACTCATCCGGTCACGCCGACTTGGAAAAGTATCTTCAGATATTGGAGAAACAAAATGAG GAAGATGCAGTTCCATCTTACTATTTCATGTATGGAATGAGGATTGGGGAACGACCTCAACTCATGAAAAACTTCCTCTGTAAACGACCAGCAACTCAACCAGGCAAAAGAAATG AAAGAGGGAGAAATGTTGTACATGAAGAAACAAATACACAATCATGTAGGCCATGCAGACGACCATCAACTGTACCATCTGTCATATCCACTGACAGCTCGTGGACTTCAGATC TCAATAGCAAAGTGAAGCCAGCGGAATATAACCAGATCATGATTGATAATAAAGTGGTGACGCAAGTACCCATCGGGTACAAGAAATCTTGTAAACGAAGCAGAAACTGGTATTCAAACTGTTCCAGTGAAGCAATGAAAAGGGAGAATACAAGAATACCAGATTACTACACATTGAAACATAAGTACATTTTACCTCCAGTTAATATGTTCAGATAG
- the LOC100175173 gene encoding homocysteine-responsive endoplasmic reticulum-resident ubiquitin-like domain member 2 protein isoform X1, which translates to MSGTKIRISIRAANQHQADQVFDCEKQWQVKKLKELIKESYAGKPKPEEQRLIYGGKYLLDHEVLGSVLKVSNLPNIVHLVTSISSNPDSIQPTQTSTNDTSTLPTELRQRHTASNSQPNPMTQQYNSWQQMYSQPYMQQFTSTQMTPEQYNQAWQQYQQQMAEYMQYYGMQVPGMHMPFTASVTQTTTPAAAVAHPEPNIAPNAPEPVRPAPDNNPPMNAQGGFAAADDDDPMRRDWLDVFFTMLRGCFFLSIVYFYSSFWRFIFILSLFVIIYIYQSGFFQVQRRHPVPQQPDNNNNGEMSTDDNDELPSEPDVPPPPSLSATAWCFVSTFFTSLIPQGPPVGAN; encoded by the exons ATGTCAGGAACAAAAATTCGCATTTCTATCAGAGCAGCAAATCAGCATCAAGCTGACCAAGTTTTTGACTGTGAAAAGCAATGGCAagtaaagaaattaaaagaaCTTATAAAAGAAAGTTATGCAGGAAAACCG AAACCTGAGGAACAAAGGCTTATATACGGAGGGAAGTATTTACTAGATCATGAAGTTCTtggttctgttttaaaa GTTTCCAATCTTCCAAACATCGTGCATCTTGTTACTTCAATCTCTTCAAATCCAGATTCTATCCAACCCACT CAGACTTCTACTAATGACACCTCTACATTACCAACTGAATTACGACAAAGACACACCGCATCAAATTCCCAACCCAATCCCATGACACA ACAATATAACAGCTGGCAACAGATGTACAGCCAACCTTACATGCAGCAGTTTACCTCCACACAGATGACACCCGAGCAATACAACCAGGCGTGGCAGCAATATCAGCAGCAAATGGCTGAGTACATGCAATA TTACGGAATGCAAGTACCAGGCATGCATATGCCTTTTACTGCTTCAGTTACTCAAACCACGACACCTGCAGCAGCAGTAGCTCATCCAGAACCCAACATTGCCCCTAACGCCCCCGAGCCAGTGAGGCCAGCTCCTGATAACAATCCTCCA ATGAATGCACAGGGAGGATTTGCTGCAGCAGATGATGACGATCCGATGCGGAGAGATTGGctggatgttttttttacaatgctCCGTGGATGTTTCTTCCTCAGCATTGTGTATTTTTACTCCTCATTTTGGAGGTTCATCTTTATCCTTTCACTTTTTGTCATTATTTACAT TTATCAGTCCGGATTCTTTCAAGTTCAACGCCGCCACCCTGTTCCCCAACAACCAGATAATAACAACAATGGTGAAATGTCAACTGATGATAAT GATGAATTGCCGAGTGAACCAGATGTTCCACCCCCACCATCCCTCTCAGCAACAGcatggtgttttgtttcaacttttttcaCCTCTTTGATTCCACAAGGTCCACCAGTTGGTGCAAACTAA
- the LOC100184495 gene encoding uncharacterized protein LOC100184495, whose amino-acid sequence MASARLVNAVASKAFKSIQYSRVGFLSISQSNGLLKSFKPHCRRIHTTQLLSDKLFTKDHEWVSIENGVATFGITDYAQEKLGEVVYCELPEVGVECDKDDVIAVVESVKAASDIFAPVSGEVTKANESLVTSPGLINASPEDSAWIAKIKMSNDSDTDGLLNESDYKKLIVSLE is encoded by the exons ATGGCATCTGCCAGGTTGGTCAATGCAGTTGCCAGCAAAGCATTCAAATCAATTCAATATTCTCGTGTTGGATTTCTGAGCATTTCACAATCAAATGGTTTGCTCAAATCATTTAAACCTCATTGCAGAAGAATTCACACTACACAGCTTCTTTCAG ATAAGCTATTCACGAAAGATCATGAGTGGGTTTCAATAGAAAATGGAGTTGCCACTTTTGGCATCACAGACTATGCACAG GAAAAACTTGGTGAGGTTGTGTACTGTGAACTTCCAGAAGTTGGTGTGGAGTGTGATAAAGATG atgTTATTGCTGTAGTTGAGAGTGTGAAAGCTGCCAGTGATATATTTGCTCCTGTTTCTGGTGAAGTTACAAAGGCTAATGAAAGTCTAGTCACAAGTCCTGGGTTAATAAACGCCTCACCAGAAGATAGCG CTTGGATTGCGAAGATTAAAATGAGCAATGACAGTGACACAGATGGTCTGTTGAATGAATCCGATTACAAAAAACTCATTGTATCTCTGGAATAA